Proteins encoded in a region of the Streptomyces akebiae genome:
- a CDS encoding shikimate dehydrogenase, which produces MSRTASKNRAAVLGSPIAHSLSPVLHRAAYAELGLTDWSYDRFEVDEEALPGFVEQLGPEWAGLSLTMPLKRAVIPLLDEITETATSVEAVNTLVFTEDGRRVGDNTDIPGMVAALRERGIEQVESAAILGAGATASSALAALARICTGEVVAYVRSEARAAEMRQWGERLDVEVRTADWAEAERGLRAPLVVATTPAGATDVLSGAVPERPTTLFDVLYHPWPTELAARWSAYGGAVVSGLDLLVHQAVLQVEQMTGCKTAPVAAMRTAGERALAERG; this is translated from the coding sequence ATGAGCCGCACCGCCAGCAAGAACCGCGCCGCCGTGCTCGGTTCGCCGATCGCCCACTCGCTCTCGCCGGTGCTGCACCGGGCCGCGTACGCCGAACTCGGGCTCACCGACTGGTCGTACGACCGTTTCGAGGTCGACGAGGAGGCGCTGCCCGGGTTCGTCGAGCAGCTCGGGCCGGAGTGGGCGGGCCTCTCGCTGACGATGCCGCTCAAGCGGGCGGTCATTCCGCTGCTGGACGAGATCACCGAGACGGCCACCTCCGTCGAGGCCGTCAACACGCTGGTGTTCACCGAGGACGGACGGCGGGTCGGTGACAACACCGACATCCCCGGGATGGTCGCCGCCCTGCGGGAGCGCGGCATCGAGCAGGTGGAGTCGGCGGCCATCCTCGGCGCGGGCGCCACCGCCTCCTCCGCGCTCGCCGCGCTCGCCCGGATCTGCACCGGTGAGGTCGTGGCGTACGTCAGGAGCGAGGCGCGGGCCGCCGAGATGCGGCAGTGGGGCGAGCGGCTCGACGTCGAGGTGCGCACGGCGGACTGGGCGGAGGCCGAGCGCGGGCTGAGGGCCCCGCTGGTCGTCGCCACGACACCGGCCGGGGCGACGGACGTGCTCTCCGGTGCGGTGCCGGAGCGGCCGACGACGCTGTTCGACGTGCTGTACCACCCGTGGCCGACGGAACTCGCCGCGCGCTGGTCGGCGTACGGCGGAGCCGTCGTCAGTGGGCTCGATCTGCTCGTCCACCAGGCGGTGCTGCAGGTCGAGCAGATGACCGGGTGCAAGACGGCGCCGGTGGCGGCGATGCGGACGGCGGGGGAGCGGGCGCTGGCCGAGCGCGGCTGA
- a CDS encoding xanthine dehydrogenase family protein molybdopterin-binding subunit, producing MSRHSRRRFLTYLVAAPTLAVATKIGLDVYEPGSAEAAIPTLPAPADLVDLGDLLILAGTPTAHMLVLSVDEEGVAHFRLPREEVGQGLTTAVAMLVAEELDTPLDRVRIQLDDARPELLFNQLTGSSNSIRSLYDPVRHTAAAARARLVGAAAQQWGLTASELTVRRGVVVAPDGRTASYGSLSAAAASLDLGSLAVTPKKESEHALVGTPTSRIDARALVTGKQAYTLDLDVPGAKPCMVRRPPTINGTVKAVNNEAAVRAMPGVLDVVTIDTGVAVVAETFGQALDGKEALDVTWGPGSIDTLSDDGIRAKLKAATPSLDVLGLLVKKVEGEFDFAFASHAPLETNSAVADVREDRAEIWSGLKSPIAAQAAIARAVGLPVSKVDVHVVQSGGSFGRRLFFDAALEAAVVSKKSGRPVRLMWSRIDDMRHGRMRPATHHRIRATYAAGQVLTFQHQVAAVETDFRHGLGDAITAAAASLPSGIGNATFAQTLFLTTVKSPYHFGVTTQTLTEVPIRMHTGSWRSVYSANTRGAEEIIVDELAAKLGKDPVAFRREFLKTARQRAVLDKVTTEGDWGRSLPDGWAQGVAFHDEYKACTACLVEIDATDPRKPRVTKAVIAADVGRVINPRGLEAQLLGGLTDAISTTLRAGLHIDEGLPLEGSYSQFHYARQKDSPKDVRIFVIEGADEPGGAGELGVPAAVGAVANAYARATGTKPRSFPVNFDVDFTPFPR from the coding sequence ATGTCACGTCACTCCCGGCGCAGGTTTCTCACGTATCTGGTGGCCGCGCCCACGCTCGCGGTCGCGACCAAGATCGGCCTGGACGTCTACGAGCCCGGTAGCGCGGAGGCGGCGATCCCCACACTGCCCGCGCCGGCGGATCTGGTGGACCTCGGCGATCTGCTGATCCTGGCCGGGACGCCGACGGCGCACATGCTGGTGCTGAGCGTCGACGAGGAGGGTGTGGCCCACTTCCGGCTGCCTCGCGAGGAGGTCGGGCAGGGGCTCACCACCGCCGTGGCGATGTTGGTGGCGGAGGAGCTGGACACTCCGCTCGACCGGGTCAGGATCCAACTGGACGACGCACGGCCGGAGTTGCTGTTCAACCAGCTCACCGGCAGCTCCAACTCCATCCGCTCCCTCTACGATCCGGTGCGGCACACGGCGGCAGCCGCGCGCGCCCGCCTGGTTGGCGCCGCCGCGCAACAATGGGGGCTCACAGCGAGCGAGTTGACGGTGCGTCGAGGCGTCGTCGTCGCGCCGGACGGGCGTACCGCCTCCTACGGCTCGCTGTCGGCGGCCGCCGCCTCCCTCGACCTCGGCTCACTCGCCGTCACGCCCAAGAAGGAGTCGGAGCACGCCCTCGTCGGCACACCCACCTCACGCATCGACGCCCGCGCCCTGGTCACCGGCAAACAGGCCTACACGCTCGACCTCGACGTGCCCGGGGCCAAGCCGTGCATGGTGCGCAGGCCGCCGACGATCAACGGCACGGTGAAGGCGGTGAACAACGAGGCCGCCGTACGGGCCATGCCCGGTGTGCTGGACGTCGTCACGATCGACACGGGCGTGGCCGTCGTCGCGGAAACGTTCGGGCAGGCCCTCGACGGCAAGGAGGCGCTGGACGTCACCTGGGGCCCGGGCAGCATCGACACGCTCTCCGACGACGGCATCAGGGCGAAGCTGAAGGCGGCGACGCCCTCGCTGGACGTCCTCGGGCTGCTGGTGAAGAAGGTGGAGGGGGAGTTCGACTTCGCGTTCGCCAGCCACGCTCCGCTGGAGACCAACTCGGCCGTCGCCGACGTACGGGAGGACCGGGCCGAGATCTGGTCCGGGCTCAAGTCGCCGATCGCCGCCCAGGCCGCCATCGCCAGGGCCGTCGGGCTTCCCGTGTCCAAGGTCGACGTGCATGTGGTGCAGTCGGGCGGGTCGTTCGGACGGCGCCTCTTCTTCGACGCGGCGCTGGAGGCCGCCGTCGTGTCGAAGAAGAGCGGACGGCCCGTACGGCTGATGTGGTCCCGCATCGACGACATGCGGCACGGGCGGATGCGGCCCGCCACCCACCACCGGATCCGGGCCACCTACGCGGCCGGGCAGGTGCTCACCTTCCAGCACCAGGTGGCCGCCGTGGAGACCGACTTCCGGCACGGGCTCGGCGACGCGATCACCGCCGCCGCGGCGAGCCTGCCCTCCGGCATCGGGAACGCGACCTTCGCTCAGACCCTGTTCCTGACCACGGTCAAGTCCCCGTACCACTTCGGCGTCACCACCCAGACGCTCACCGAGGTGCCGATCAGGATGCACACCGGGTCGTGGCGCTCGGTGTACTCGGCCAACACCCGCGGGGCCGAGGAGATCATCGTCGACGAGCTGGCGGCGAAGCTGGGCAAGGACCCCGTGGCCTTCCGGCGCGAGTTCCTCAAGACGGCGCGGCAGCGGGCCGTGCTCGACAAGGTCACGACGGAGGGCGACTGGGGGCGGAGCCTGCCGGACGGCTGGGCACAGGGCGTCGCCTTCCACGACGAGTACAAGGCCTGCACGGCGTGCCTGGTCGAGATCGACGCGACCGATCCGAGGAAGCCCCGGGTGACGAAGGCGGTCATCGCCGCCGACGTGGGCCGGGTGATCAACCCGCGCGGTCTGGAGGCCCAACTGCTCGGCGGGCTCACGGACGCCATCTCCACCACCCTGCGGGCCGGGCTCCACATCGACGAGGGGCTGCCGCTGGAAGGCAGCTACTCCCAGTTCCACTACGCCCGCCAGAAGGACTCCCCGAAGGACGTCAGGATCTTCGTGATCGAGGGGGCCGACGAACCCGGAGGCGCGGGCGAACTCGGCGTCCCGGCGGCCGTCGGCGCCGTCGCCAACGCCTACGCGCGGGCCACCGGCACCAAGCCGCGCAGCTTCCCCGTCAACTTCGACGTGGACTTCACGCCCTTTCCCCGCTGA
- a CDS encoding (2Fe-2S)-binding protein yields the protein MPSHTFTVNGETVTVEAPDDLPLLWALRDLLGVRGPKYGCGIDVCKACTSHLDGEAVRPCVVPVAEAAGREVTTIEGLADGDELHPVQEAWLEQDVAQCGYCQPGQIMAAVALLKRTSDPTDADIDEIANVCRCGTYFRIREAIKSAAAKMG from the coding sequence ATGCCCTCCCACACCTTCACCGTCAACGGTGAGACCGTCACCGTCGAGGCCCCCGACGACCTGCCCCTGCTGTGGGCGCTGCGCGACCTGCTCGGCGTGCGCGGCCCCAAGTACGGCTGCGGCATCGACGTCTGCAAGGCCTGCACCAGCCACCTCGACGGCGAGGCCGTCCGGCCCTGTGTGGTGCCGGTCGCCGAGGCGGCGGGCCGCGAGGTCACCACCATCGAGGGCCTGGCCGACGGAGACGAGCTGCACCCCGTCCAGGAGGCCTGGCTGGAGCAGGACGTGGCGCAGTGCGGCTACTGCCAGCCGGGACAGATCATGGCCGCCGTCGCCCTGCTCAAACGGACCAGCGACCCCACCGACGCCGACATCGACGAGATCGCCAACGTCTGCCGCTGTGGCACGTACTTCCGCATCCGCGAGGCGATCAAGAGCGCGGCGGCGAAGATGGGGTGA
- the aroC gene encoding chorismate synthase, with amino-acid sequence MSRLRWLTAGESHGPALVATLEGLPAGVPITTEMVADHLARRRLGYGRGARMKFERDEVTFLGGVRHGLTMGSPVAIMVGNTEWPKWEQVMSADPVDPEILAGLARNAPLTRPRPGHADLAGMQKYGFDEARPVLERASARETAARVALGAVARSYLKETAGIEIVSHVVELAAAKAPQGVYPTPADVEKLDADPVRCLDADASKAMVAEIDQAHKDGDTLGGVVEILAYGVPVGLGSHVHWDRKLDARLAGALMGIQAIKGVEIGDGFELARVPGSKAHDEIVNTPEGIRRVSGRSGGTEGGLTTGELLRVRAAMKPIATVPRALQTVDVTTGEAAQAHHQRSDVSAVPAAGIVAEAMVALVLADAVAEKFGGDSVTETARNVRSYLDHLAIR; translated from the coding sequence TTGAGCAGGTTGCGCTGGCTGACCGCGGGGGAGTCCCACGGTCCCGCACTTGTCGCGACGCTGGAGGGCCTTCCCGCCGGCGTGCCGATCACCACGGAGATGGTGGCGGACCACCTGGCCCGGCGGCGCCTGGGCTATGGGCGCGGTGCCCGGATGAAGTTCGAGCGCGACGAGGTCACCTTCCTCGGCGGTGTGCGGCACGGCCTCACCATGGGCTCGCCGGTGGCGATCATGGTCGGGAACACCGAGTGGCCGAAGTGGGAGCAGGTCATGTCGGCCGACCCGGTCGACCCCGAGATCCTGGCCGGACTCGCCCGCAACGCGCCGCTGACCCGCCCCCGGCCCGGTCACGCCGACCTGGCCGGCATGCAGAAGTACGGCTTCGACGAGGCCCGCCCCGTCCTGGAACGGGCCTCCGCCCGGGAGACCGCCGCCCGCGTCGCCCTCGGCGCCGTCGCCCGGTCGTACCTGAAGGAGACGGCCGGCATCGAGATCGTCAGCCACGTGGTCGAGCTGGCCGCCGCGAAGGCCCCGCAGGGTGTCTACCCGACCCCGGCCGACGTGGAGAAGCTGGACGCGGACCCGGTGCGCTGCCTGGACGCCGACGCGTCGAAGGCGATGGTCGCGGAGATCGACCAGGCCCACAAGGACGGCGACACCCTCGGCGGCGTCGTCGAGATCCTGGCGTACGGCGTGCCCGTGGGCCTCGGCTCCCACGTCCACTGGGACCGCAAGCTGGACGCCCGCCTCGCCGGAGCGCTGATGGGCATCCAGGCCATCAAGGGCGTCGAGATCGGCGACGGCTTCGAGCTGGCGCGGGTGCCCGGGTCCAAGGCGCACGACGAGATCGTGAACACCCCCGAGGGCATCCGCCGGGTCTCCGGCCGCTCCGGCGGCACCGAGGGCGGCCTCACCACCGGCGAGCTGCTGCGGGTCCGCGCGGCGATGAAGCCGATCGCGACCGTCCCGCGCGCCCTGCAGACCGTCGACGTGACCACGGGCGAGGCCGCGCAGGCCCACCACCAGCGCTCCGACGTCTCCGCCGTGCCGGCGGCCGGCATCGTCGCCGAGGCGATGGTGGCCCTGGTGCTGGCGGACGCGGTGGCCGAGAAGTTCGGCGGCGACAGCGTCACCGAGACGGCCCGCAACGTCCGTTCCTACCTCGACCACCTCGCGATCCGGTGA
- a CDS encoding shikimate kinase, with protein MGVGKSTVGQLLAERLGVAYRDTDDDIVAEQGREIAEIFVDEGEPAFRAIEKRAVHTALAGHDGVLALGGGAILDADTRALLVGQRVVYLSMDVEEAVKRTGLNAARPLLAVNPRKQWRELMEARRSLYEEVATAVVATDGRTPEEVTRAALDALELKEA; from the coding sequence ATGGGCGTCGGCAAGTCCACCGTCGGACAGCTGCTCGCCGAGCGGCTCGGTGTCGCCTACCGCGACACCGACGACGACATCGTGGCCGAGCAGGGCCGCGAGATCGCGGAGATCTTCGTCGACGAGGGCGAGCCCGCCTTCCGTGCCATCGAGAAGAGGGCCGTGCACACGGCTCTCGCCGGTCACGACGGCGTCCTCGCTCTCGGCGGCGGCGCGATCCTCGACGCCGACACACGGGCTCTGCTCGTAGGGCAGCGGGTCGTGTACCTGTCGATGGACGTCGAGGAGGCCGTCAAGCGCACCGGCCTCAACGCCGCCCGCCCCCTGCTGGCCGTCAACCCCCGCAAGCAGTGGCGGGAGTTGATGGAGGCCCGGCGCAGCCTCTACGAGGAGGTCGCCACGGCCGTCGTCGCCACCGACGGCCGCACGCCCGAGGAAGTCACCCGAGCGGCCCTGGACGCACTGGAGTTGAAGGAAGCATGA
- the aroB gene encoding 3-dehydroquinate synthase — MSETVTRIQVGGTAGTEPYEVLVGRQLLGELGGLVGNRAKRVAVIHPEALEDTGEALRADLAEQGFEAVAIQVPNAEEAKTAEVAAYCWKALGQSGFTRTDVIVGVGGGATTDLAGFVAATWLRGVRWIAIPTTVLAMVDAAVGGKTGINTAEGKNLVGSFHPPAGVLCDLAALDSLPVNDYVSGLAEIIKAGFIADPVILDLIEADPQAARTPAGPHTSELIERSIRVKAEVVSGDLKEAGRREILNYGHTLAHAIEKNERYQWRHGAAVSVGMHFAAELGRLAGRLDDATADRHRSVLESVGLPLHYRYDQWPRLLETMKVDKKSRGDLLRFIVLDGLAKPTVLEGPDPAILLAAYGEVGQ; from the coding sequence ATGAGCGAGACAGTGACCCGTATCCAGGTCGGCGGTACGGCGGGCACCGAACCGTACGAGGTCCTGGTGGGGCGTCAACTCCTCGGCGAACTGGGTGGGTTGGTCGGCAACCGGGCCAAGCGCGTCGCGGTGATCCATCCCGAGGCGCTGGAGGACACCGGGGAGGCGCTGCGCGCGGATCTGGCGGAGCAGGGCTTCGAGGCGGTCGCGATCCAGGTGCCGAACGCGGAGGAGGCCAAGACCGCCGAGGTCGCCGCGTACTGCTGGAAGGCGCTCGGCCAGTCCGGCTTCACCCGCACCGATGTCATCGTCGGGGTCGGCGGCGGCGCCACCACCGACCTGGCCGGATTCGTCGCGGCGACCTGGTTGCGCGGGGTCCGCTGGATCGCCATCCCCACCACCGTCCTGGCGATGGTGGACGCGGCCGTCGGCGGCAAGACCGGCATCAACACGGCCGAGGGCAAGAACCTGGTGGGCTCGTTCCACCCGCCGGCCGGGGTGCTGTGCGACCTGGCCGCGCTGGACTCGCTGCCGGTCAACGACTACGTCTCCGGACTCGCCGAGATCATCAAGGCGGGCTTCATCGCCGACCCGGTGATCCTGGACCTCATCGAGGCCGACCCGCAGGCCGCCCGCACCCCGGCCGGGCCGCACACCTCCGAGCTGATCGAGCGGTCGATCCGGGTCAAGGCCGAGGTCGTCTCCGGCGACCTGAAGGAGGCCGGGCGCCGCGAGATCCTCAACTACGGGCACACCCTGGCCCACGCGATCGAGAAGAACGAGCGCTACCAGTGGCGGCACGGCGCCGCCGTGTCCGTCGGGATGCACTTCGCGGCCGAACTGGGCCGTCTCGCGGGCCGGTTGGACGACGCCACCGCGGACCGTCATCGCTCGGTCCTCGAATCCGTCGGGCTGCCGCTGCACTACCGCTACGACCAGTGGCCCCGGCTGCTGGAGACGATGAAGGTCGACAAGAAGTCCCGGGGCGACCTGCTGCGCTTCATCGTCCTGGACGGTCTGGCCAAGCCCACCGTCCTGGAGGGACCCGACCCGGCGATCCTGCTTGCCGCCTACGGCGAAGTGGGCCAGTAA
- a CDS encoding ATP-binding protein, protein MQHAVGAPLPPPHQPGQDPAAPWSPTANHPGHPAPPHPGAPGAHPPGHPGAGHPVPPGTHPGPVPPPPPAPAAPPTPAAPPVSAPPPAPPGSAPPAPGFAGSPGHPHPSAPQQTGMPRDTTGHVQLPPGGPVTMPPPATGAPDVTTTTLAVLLIGPAGAGKTSVAKYWADHRRVPTAHISLDDVREWVRSGFADPQSGWNDNSEAQYRLARRTCGFSARNFLANGISCILDDAVFPDRPVVGLGGWKRHVGPGLLPVVLLPGLEIVLERNAERSGNRRLTDEEVARIHGRMAGWYGSGLPIIDNSQLDVPATARVLDEVLARSIASPPKW, encoded by the coding sequence ATGCAGCACGCAGTGGGAGCTCCGCTGCCGCCGCCCCATCAGCCGGGGCAGGACCCGGCGGCCCCGTGGTCGCCGACCGCGAACCACCCGGGACACCCGGCACCCCCGCACCCGGGAGCGCCGGGCGCGCACCCGCCGGGGCACCCCGGTGCGGGCCACCCGGTGCCCCCGGGCACGCACCCGGGCCCCGTACCGCCGCCCCCGCCCGCACCGGCGGCCCCGCCCACGCCTGCCGCGCCGCCCGTCTCGGCGCCCCCACCCGCCCCTCCCGGCTCGGCGCCGCCCGCGCCGGGCTTCGCCGGCAGCCCGGGGCACCCGCACCCCTCCGCCCCGCAGCAGACCGGGATGCCGAGGGACACCACCGGACACGTGCAACTGCCCCCGGGCGGCCCCGTGACCATGCCGCCGCCCGCCACCGGTGCCCCCGACGTCACGACCACCACGCTCGCCGTCCTGCTCATCGGGCCCGCCGGGGCGGGCAAGACCAGCGTCGCCAAGTACTGGGCGGACCACCGCCGGGTGCCCACCGCGCACATCAGCCTGGACGACGTACGCGAGTGGGTGCGTTCGGGCTTCGCGGACCCGCAGTCCGGGTGGAACGACAACTCCGAGGCGCAGTATCGTCTCGCCCGCCGCACCTGTGGCTTCTCCGCCAGGAACTTCCTGGCCAACGGCATCTCCTGCATCCTCGACGACGCCGTCTTCCCCGACCGCCCGGTCGTCGGCCTCGGCGGCTGGAAGCGGCACGTAGGTCCCGGCCTGCTGCCCGTGGTCCTCCTGCCGGGCCTGGAGATTGTCCTCGAACGCAACGCGGAGCGCTCGGGCAACCGCCGTCTCACCGACGAAGAGGTCGCCCGCATCCACGGCCGGATGGCGGGCTGGTACGGCTCGGGCCTCCCGATCATCGACAACTCCCAGCTCGATGTCCCGGCCACGGCGAGGGTCCTGGACGAGGTCCTGGCACGGTCGATCGCGAGCCCCCCGAAGTGGTAG
- a CDS encoding aminopeptidase P family protein codes for MSEVYAARRARLRERCQAGGSATALVTRPANIRYLAGAAPEGAVLLLGRGEDILVCGAPPRGEIGEGRPDEAVRVQVLPSPGGDPAVAAADLATELGVDSLAVEEHHLTVGRHRAIRSVAPRLRLADLGGAVEQLRVVKDEEEISCLRIGAEIADQALGELLESILVGRTERHLALELERRLVDHGADGPAFATSVATGPNSGRPRHVPTDRRVEEGDFLSVCLGATYRGYRCEIGRTFVIGTSPADWQIELYDLVFAAQRAGRESLVPGAAYRAVDRAARQVLDSAGHGEGLPVLMGHGVGLEIDEDPQFAPAAMGKLDACVPVTVEPGVHLPGRGGVRIDDTLVVRPEADGGPELLTITTKELLAL; via the coding sequence ATGTCTGAGGTCTACGCGGCCCGTCGAGCCCGGCTGAGAGAACGCTGCCAGGCCGGCGGCAGTGCCACCGCACTCGTCACGCGCCCGGCCAACATCCGGTATCTGGCGGGCGCGGCACCCGAGGGAGCCGTCCTCCTGCTGGGCCGGGGCGAGGACATCCTTGTCTGCGGGGCGCCCCCGAGAGGTGAGATCGGCGAGGGTCGGCCCGACGAGGCCGTACGCGTCCAGGTACTGCCGAGTCCCGGTGGCGACCCGGCGGTCGCCGCCGCCGATCTGGCCACGGAGCTCGGCGTCGACTCGCTCGCCGTGGAGGAACACCACCTCACCGTGGGCCGCCACCGGGCGATCCGCTCGGTCGCGCCCCGGCTGCGGCTGGCCGACCTCGGCGGCGCGGTCGAGCAGCTCAGAGTGGTCAAGGACGAGGAGGAGATCTCCTGTCTGCGGATCGGCGCGGAGATCGCCGACCAAGCCCTGGGCGAACTCCTCGAATCGATCCTCGTCGGCCGCACCGAGCGCCATCTCGCCCTCGAACTGGAGCGCCGCCTCGTCGACCACGGCGCGGACGGCCCCGCGTTCGCGACCTCCGTCGCCACCGGCCCGAACTCCGGCCGTCCCCGTCACGTCCCCACCGACCGCCGGGTCGAGGAGGGCGACTTCCTCTCCGTCTGTCTCGGCGCGACCTATCGCGGCTACCGCTGCGAGATCGGCCGTACGTTCGTGATCGGCACCTCGCCCGCCGACTGGCAGATCGAGCTGTACGACCTGGTCTTCGCAGCCCAGCGGGCCGGACGGGAGTCACTGGTACCCGGTGCGGCCTACCGCGCCGTGGACCGCGCGGCCCGCCAGGTCCTGGACTCCGCGGGGCACGGTGAGGGCCTCCCGGTGCTGATGGGGCACGGGGTCGGACTCGAAATCGACGAGGACCCGCAGTTCGCCCCCGCGGCCATGGGTAAACTGGACGCTTGCGTGCCGGTCACCGTCGAACCGGGGGTCCACCTCCCGGGCCGGGGCGGAGTCCGGATCGATGACACGCTCGTCGTACGCCCCGAGGCGGACGGCGGACCCGAGCTACTCACCATCACGACCAAGGAGCTGCTCGCGCTCTAG
- the efp gene encoding elongation factor P — protein sequence MASTNDLKNGLVLKLEGGQLWSVVEFQHVKPGKGPAFVRTKLKNVLSGKVVDKTFNAGVKVETATVDKRDMQFSYMDGEYFVFMDMETYDQLMVDRKAVGDAANFLIEGFTATVAQHEGEVLFVELPAAVELVIQETEPGVQGDRSTGGTKPAILETGHQIQVPLFITTGEKIKVDTRTSDYLGRVNS from the coding sequence GTGGCTTCCACGAACGACCTCAAGAACGGCCTGGTGCTCAAGCTCGAAGGCGGCCAGCTCTGGTCCGTCGTCGAGTTCCAGCACGTCAAGCCCGGCAAGGGCCCGGCCTTCGTGCGCACCAAGCTCAAGAACGTGCTCTCCGGCAAGGTCGTCGACAAGACGTTCAACGCCGGCGTCAAGGTCGAGACGGCCACTGTCGACAAGCGCGACATGCAGTTCTCCTACATGGACGGCGAGTACTTCGTCTTCATGGACATGGAGACCTACGACCAGCTCATGGTCGACCGCAAGGCCGTCGGCGACGCCGCCAACTTCCTGATCGAGGGCTTCACCGCCACCGTCGCGCAGCACGAGGGCGAGGTGCTCTTCGTCGAGCTGCCGGCCGCCGTCGAGCTCGTCATCCAGGAGACCGAGCCGGGCGTCCAGGGCGACCGCTCCACCGGTGGCACCAAGCCCGCCATCCTGGAGACCGGCCACCAGATCCAGGTGCCGCTCTTCATCACCACCGGCGAGAAGATCAAGGTCGACACCCGTACGAGCGACTACCTCGGCCGGGTGAACAGCTAA
- the nusB gene encoding transcription antitermination factor NusB has translation MAARNTARKRAFQILFEGDQRGVDVVTVLADWIRHAHNDNRQPPVSEYTMQLVEGYAERAKRIDELIAQYSVGWTLDRMPVVDRNILRLGAYELIWVDATPDAVVLDEMVQLAKEFSTDDSPSFVNGLLGRLKDLKPSLRREAE, from the coding sequence GTGGCTGCCCGTAACACGGCCCGCAAGCGCGCCTTCCAGATCCTCTTCGAGGGCGACCAGCGCGGGGTCGACGTCGTGACCGTCCTCGCGGACTGGATCAGGCACGCCCACAACGACAACCGTCAGCCGCCGGTCAGCGAGTACACCATGCAGCTGGTCGAGGGGTACGCCGAGCGCGCCAAGCGGATCGACGAGTTGATCGCGCAGTACTCGGTGGGGTGGACGCTCGACCGGATGCCGGTGGTGGACCGCAACATCCTGCGGCTCGGCGCGTACGAGCTGATCTGGGTCGACGCCACTCCGGACGCGGTGGTGCTGGACGAGATGGTGCAGCTGGCGAAGGAGTTCTCCACGGACGACTCGCCGTCGTTCGTGAACGGGCTGCTCGGTCGGTTGAAGGACCTCAAGCCCTCGCTCCGCCGGGAAGCCGAGTAG
- the bldD gene encoding transcriptional regulator BldD, with the protein MSSEYAKQLGAKLRAIRTQQGLSLHGVEEKSQGRWKAVVVGSYERGDRAVTVQRLAELADFYGVPVQELLPGTTPGGAAEPPPKLVLDLERLAHVPAEKAGPLQRYAATIQSQRGDYNGKVLSIRQDDLRTLAVIYDQSPSVLTEQLISWGVLDADARRAVSHEDA; encoded by the coding sequence ATGTCCAGCGAATACGCCAAACAGCTCGGGGCCAAGCTCCGGGCCATCCGCACCCAGCAGGGCCTTTCCCTCCACGGTGTCGAGGAGAAGTCCCAGGGACGCTGGAAGGCGGTCGTGGTCGGTTCGTACGAGCGCGGCGACCGCGCCGTCACCGTGCAGCGCCTCGCGGAGCTGGCGGACTTCTACGGGGTCCCCGTGCAGGAGCTGCTTCCTGGTACGACCCCTGGTGGCGCCGCCGAGCCGCCGCCGAAGCTGGTTCTCGACCTTGAGCGCCTGGCCCATGTGCCGGCCGAGAAGGCGGGCCCGCTGCAGCGTTACGCGGCGACGATCCAGTCCCAGCGCGGTGACTACAACGGCAAGGTGCTCTCGATCCGCCAGGACGACCTGCGCACACTCGCCGTCATCTACGACCAGTCCCCCTCGGTCCTCACCGAGCAGCTGATCAGCTGGGGTGTCCTCGACGCGGATGCGCGCCGAGCGGTCTCCCACGAGGACGCCTGA
- the pyrR gene encoding bifunctional pyr operon transcriptional regulator/uracil phosphoribosyltransferase PyrR, translating into MDTHDPQHLPQDAQSSDARPVLEGPDIARVLTRIAHEIVERAKGADDVVLLGIPTRGVFLAQRLAAKLAEITDRKIPVGSLDITMYRDDLRMHPPRALARTEIPGDGIDGRLVVLVDDVLFSGRTIRAALDALNDIGRPRAVQLAVLVDRGHRELPIRADYVGKNLPTSLRETVKVQLAEEDGRDTVLLGAKRTAQQ; encoded by the coding sequence ATGGACACGCACGACCCGCAGCACCTGCCCCAGGACGCGCAGTCGTCCGATGCGAGGCCCGTTCTCGAAGGCCCCGACATCGCGCGCGTACTGACCCGCATCGCCCACGAGATCGTCGAACGCGCCAAGGGCGCCGACGACGTGGTGCTCCTCGGCATTCCGACCCGGGGCGTCTTCCTCGCCCAGCGGCTCGCCGCCAAGCTCGCGGAGATCACCGACCGCAAGATCCCGGTCGGCTCGCTCGACATCACCATGTACCGCGACGACCTGCGCATGCACCCGCCGCGTGCGCTGGCCCGCACCGAGATCCCCGGTGACGGCATCGACGGCCGTCTGGTCGTCCTCGTCGACGACGTGCTCTTCTCCGGCCGCACGATCCGCGCGGCGCTCGACGCGCTGAACGACATCGGCCGCCCGCGCGCCGTCCAGCTCGCGGTCCTCGTCGACCGGGGCCACCGCGAACTGCCCATCCGCGCCGACTACGTCGGCAAGAACCTCCCCACGTCGCTGCGGGAGACGGTCAAGGTCCAGCTCGCCGAGGAAGACGGTCGGGACACCGTCCTGCTCGGTGCGAAGCGGACCGCCCAGCAGTAG